Proteins from a genomic interval of Sphingobacterium sp. SYP-B4668:
- a CDS encoding NADP-dependent oxidoreductase, translating into MKAFIIKKYGKKESIQLAEIPVPKVAANEVLVEVYASGLNLLDSKIKSGEFKLFLPYKFPLILGHDVAGIITQVGKSVKQFKVGDEVYARPTDFHIGTFAEYISINENDVAFKPRNITMEEAASIPLVALTAWQALVETAGLKKGQKIFIQAGSGGVGTIAIQLAKQLEATVATTASEKSFEMLRNLGADVLIDYKTQDFETVLKDYDVVLNSQDTKTLEKSLRILKPGGKAISISGPPTPDFARAVKAPWFVRLIISLLSFGIRKKAKNLDVDYSFLFMKSDGKQLQQITKLIESGIIKPVLDKVFPFKETNDALSYIESGRAKGKVVVKIK; encoded by the coding sequence ATGAAAGCATTCATAATAAAAAAATACGGCAAAAAAGAAAGCATTCAGCTTGCTGAAATACCCGTGCCGAAGGTGGCAGCCAACGAAGTTCTGGTTGAGGTTTATGCCAGTGGATTAAACCTGTTGGATTCCAAGATCAAGTCAGGGGAGTTTAAACTGTTCCTTCCCTACAAATTTCCATTGATTTTAGGTCATGATGTAGCGGGTATAATTACCCAGGTTGGAAAAAGTGTAAAGCAGTTCAAAGTGGGCGATGAGGTGTATGCCCGCCCGACAGATTTCCATATTGGAACATTTGCCGAATACATTAGTATCAACGAAAATGATGTGGCATTTAAACCACGGAACATCACCATGGAAGAAGCAGCATCTATTCCGCTGGTCGCTTTAACCGCTTGGCAGGCTTTGGTAGAAACCGCAGGGCTGAAAAAGGGGCAGAAAATTTTTATTCAGGCTGGTTCTGGTGGTGTGGGTACAATTGCCATACAATTGGCAAAACAGCTGGAGGCAACGGTCGCTACCACTGCCAGTGAAAAAAGTTTTGAAATGCTCAGAAACCTTGGAGCGGATGTTTTGATCGATTACAAGACGCAGGATTTTGAAACCGTTTTGAAAGATTACGATGTGGTGCTCAATAGCCAGGATACAAAGACACTTGAAAAATCATTGCGGATCTTAAAGCCGGGCGGAAAGGCCATTTCTATTTCAGGTCCGCCAACACCAGATTTTGCCAGAGCAGTTAAGGCGCCTTGGTTTGTGAGGCTCATTATCTCGCTCCTTAGTTTTGGTATCCGAAAAAAAGCAAAAAATCTGGATGTGGATTACTCTTTTCTCTTTATGAAATCGGATGGAAAACAATTACAGCAGATTACAAAACTGATCGAATCGGGTATTATCAAACCGGTACTGGATAAGGTATTCCCATTTAAAGAAACGAACGATGCGCTATCCTATATAGAAAGTGGGCGGGCGAAAGGAAAGGTAGTTGTCAAAATAAAATAA
- a CDS encoding SDR family NAD(P)-dependent oxidoreductase: MNQTILITGASSGFGLLAANKLYQSGYNVIGTSRNPEKYQSQVPFKMLALDITDDSSIQSFGKQLFSEIGKLDVLINNAGFYLSGLAEETTIEQGKQQFETNFWGTVKLTNELLPYFRKQLSGKIITLGSIMGLISLPGGAYYAATKHALEGYFQALRFELNEFNIKVSMVEPVGFKTNIVSNSMVAENKIADYDSYRKTLEDYTKDLFTKSEEPTAVIQTLLKLVESKNPTFSHPVGKGSILFPAIQYFSFKTFESAIIKNINKFKR; encoded by the coding sequence ATGAATCAGACAATTCTAATAACAGGAGCCTCATCAGGGTTTGGACTTCTGGCAGCAAACAAGCTATATCAAAGTGGCTATAACGTGATCGGTACAAGCCGAAATCCTGAAAAATATCAGTCTCAGGTACCCTTCAAAATGTTGGCATTAGATATAACGGACGACAGCTCCATCCAATCTTTCGGCAAGCAACTATTTTCTGAAATCGGTAAATTGGATGTACTTATAAACAATGCGGGTTTCTATCTGTCGGGACTGGCTGAAGAAACTACCATTGAGCAGGGAAAGCAACAGTTTGAGACCAACTTTTGGGGAACCGTAAAACTTACCAATGAGTTGCTTCCCTATTTCAGAAAACAACTTTCTGGCAAGATTATCACATTAGGTTCTATTATGGGATTGATCAGCCTTCCGGGCGGTGCTTATTACGCTGCCACCAAGCATGCCCTTGAAGGCTATTTCCAGGCTTTGCGATTTGAATTAAATGAATTTAACATAAAGGTAAGTATGGTCGAGCCCGTGGGTTTTAAGACCAATATCGTCTCTAACTCCATGGTTGCGGAAAATAAAATAGCTGATTACGACAGTTATCGTAAAACGCTTGAAGATTATACGAAGGATCTGTTTACAAAATCAGAAGAGCCTACCGCCGTTATCCAAACCCTTTTAAAACTGGTTGAAAGCAAAAACCCAACATTCAGTCATCCAGTGGGTAAAGGATCTATCTTATTTCCTGCAATACAGTATTTTTCTTTCAAAACGTTTGAAAGCGCAATCATCAAAAATATCAATAAATTTAAAAGATAA